CTGCCACTTGGACAGTTCCATGGTTTTGGAAGCAGTAAACAAAATGGACTTGGATGGTGTAGATATTTTGTTTATTGAAAATGTGGGTAATCTGGTTTGTCCTGCTGAGTTTAGTGTGGGTGAAGATTACAAGGTGACCATTTTAAGCGTGGCTGAAGGTGATGATAAGCCTGAGAAATATCCGCTTATTTTTGCGGAATCCAAGGTTATGCTCTTAAATAAAGTTGATCTCCTGCCCTATGTTGATTTTAGTCTGGAGAGAGCCAGTAATATTGCCAGAAGTTTAAATAAAGATATTGAAATTTTCCCTGTGTCAGCCAGAACAGGAGAAGGATTGGATAAGTGGTACGATTGGTTGAGACAAGAGGTGGACAAAAAGAAGAAACGTTAACTTTTATGTCTCTTCCTAAAGATATTTCATTGGATGCAATCCTAGACAGCATTGCTGACGGGGTTTTTACTGTTGATTTGGACTGGAATATTACCTTTTTTAATGCGGCTGCAACTAAGATCACAGGCATCCGGGCTGAAGATGCCCTGGGGCATAAATGCTGGGAGGTGTTTCGTTCCAGTATTTGTGATGGTCAGTGTGCCTTAAAGCACTGCTTAAAGCACAATAAGAATATCACAAACAAGTCAATTTTTATTATTCGTTCAGATGGACAAAAGATTCCAATCAGCATCAGTGCCGCACCACTGCATAATAAAAAGGGCGAGATAATTGGAGGGGTAGAGACATTCAGAGATCTGACCGCCATCCATATTTTTCGTCAGCAGGTGGAGGAAAAGTACACTTTTGAAGATATTGTGGGTAAAAGTCAGGCCCTGGCTAAGATATTTCGCGTTTTGCCGCAAGTTGCCCGCAGTAATTCTACTGTGCTTATTACTGGCGAGTCAGGCACAGGCAAGGAACTTTTTGCCAGGGCAATCCACAATTTGAGTACACGCAAAAATGGGCCCATGATCACGGTAAATTGTGGGGCTTTACCTGAAAATTTGCTGGAATCAGAACTATTTGGGTACAAAGCAGGTGCCTTTACTGATGCTAAAAAAGATAAACCGGGTCGTTTAGTTCTGGCTCATGATGGAACGATTTTTTTAGATGAAATCGGAGATTTACCCCTTCCGCTGCAGGTTAAGCTCCTGCGCTTTCTCCAGGAAAAGACCATAGAACCACTGGGAGGGACTGAAAGCATAAAGGTTGATGCCAGGGTAATTGCGGCTACCAATAAAGACCTGGAGCAGATGGTCGAGAGTGGGGCTTTCCGGCAGGATTTGTATTATCGCTTAAATATTGTCCAGTTAAGGCTGCCTCCTTTGCGGGAGAGGCCGGAA
This genomic stretch from Desulfovulcanus ferrireducens harbors:
- a CDS encoding sigma-54 interaction domain-containing protein; the encoded protein is MSLPKDISLDAILDSIADGVFTVDLDWNITFFNAAATKITGIRAEDALGHKCWEVFRSSICDGQCALKHCLKHNKNITNKSIFIIRSDGQKIPISISAAPLHNKKGEIIGGVETFRDLTAIHIFRQQVEEKYTFEDIVGKSQALAKIFRVLPQVARSNSTVLITGESGTGKELFARAIHNLSTRKNGPMITVNCGALPENLLESELFGYKAGAFTDAKKDKPGRLVLAHDGTIFLDEIGDLPLPLQVKLLRFLQEKTIEPLGGTESIKVDARVIAATNKDLEQMVESGAFRQDLYYRLNIVQLRLPPLRERPEDLPLLINHFIRRFNVIQDKDIQGVSEDVLAILMRYKFPGNIRELENILEYAFILCPGGFIQVEHLPEHLQDQSKRAENAPRTLEEIKCQAVLDALARNNGRKMATCRELKISKDTLRRMLARCQKIAQK
- the hypB gene encoding hydrogenase nickel incorporation protein HypB, with the translated sequence MQIPVVRNILEANELIAQELSRTFLQRRILALNLMSSPGAGKTTLLEKTLTDLKGEFKMAVIEGDVQTNNDAQRVAATGAQALQINTDGGCHLDSSMVLEAVNKMDLDGVDILFIENVGNLVCPAEFSVGEDYKVTILSVAEGDDKPEKYPLIFAESKVMLLNKVDLLPYVDFSLERASNIARSLNKDIEIFPVSARTGEGLDKWYDWLRQEVDKKKKR